The Pygocentrus nattereri isolate fPygNat1 chromosome 1, fPygNat1.pri, whole genome shotgun sequence genome window below encodes:
- the pyroxd1 gene encoding pyridine nucleotide-disulfide oxidoreductase domain-containing protein 1 isoform X2 — protein sequence MAGTSESEKRFRFVVVGGGIAGVTCAEQLALQFPSEDIALLTAAPLVKTVTNFRQVSKTLQDFSVEEQPASILEEKYPNLKVIHSAVKGLHAKQHVLQTENRQVFHYEKLCLCSGARPKLLIPDNPNVLGIRDTDSAQEFQKHLSKAKRMVVVGNGGIALELVYEVEGCEVIWAIKDKAIGNTFFDAGAAQFLIPSLEADKPEKALPCKRTRYTTASKDGSGELGSALGPDWHEGISLRGTEEVSHRVHVEYECEIKTIYSQQDFMKSPLHTQETDLGLWPVYAHLTNGKTFGCDFIVSATGVVPNTEPFLHGNNFELADDRGLKVNEHMLTSVPDVYAAGDVCTAGWEPSALWQQMRLWTQARQMGWYAARCIVADVLEEPIELDFCFELFSHITKFFNYKVVLLGKFNAQGLGSNHELLVRCTKGHEYVKVVLSGGRMMGAILIGETDLEETFENLILNQMDLSSYGEELLNPNIDIEDYFD from the exons ATGGCAGGGACTTCAGAGTCAGAGAAACGCTTCAGGTTCGTGGTCGTAGGTGGAGGCATCGCTGGAGTGACCTGTGCAGAGCAG CTTGCATTGCAATTCCCTTCAGAGGACATTGCTCTGCTGACCGCTGCTCCACTGGTGAAGACGGTGACAAATTTCAGACAG GTTTCAAAGACTTTACAGGACTTCAGTGTGGAAGAGCAGCCAGCCAGCATTTTGGAGGAGAAGTATCCAAACCTGAAAGTTATTCATTCGGCAGTTAAAGGCCTCCATGCAAAGCAACAT GTGTTGCAGACTGAGAACAGGCAGGTATTTCATTATGAGAAGCTGTGTCTCTGTAGCGGCGCCAGACCTAAACTCCTCATCCCGGATAACCCAAACGTGCTGGGCATACGAGACACAGACAGTGCCCAG gAATTTCAGAAGCATTTATCCAAAGCCAAGCGCATGGTAGTTGTTGGAAATGGAGGCATTGCTTTGGAGTTAGT GTATGAAGTGGAGGGCTGTGAAGTGATCTGGGCAATAAAGGACAAGGCCATAGGGAATACATTCTTTGATGCAGGAGCTGCCCAGTTTCTCATCCCCTCACTGGAGGCAGACAAGCCAGAGAAAGCACTGCCGTGCAAGAGAACACGCTACACCACAGCCTCTAAAGATG GATCAGGAGAGCTTGGTAGTGCCTTAGGTCCAGACTGGCATGAGGGCATCAGCCTAAGGGGAACAGAGGAG GTGTCCCACAGAGTCCATGTAGAATATGAGTGCGAGATTAAAACGATCTACTCACAGCAAGACTTTATGAAATCACCACTCCATACACAGGAAACAGATTTAG GGCTGTGGCCAGTTTATGCCCATTTAACCAATGGGAAGACGTTTGGCTGTGACTTCATTGTCAGTGCTACAGGTGTGGTGCCAAACACTGAACCTTTTCTCCATGGCAACAAT TTTGAACTGGCAGATGACAGAGGGCTGAAGGTCAACGAGCACATGCTCACGTCTGTGCCAGATGTGTATGCAGCTGGAGACGTGTGCACTGCAGGCTGGGAGCCCAGCGCCCTCTGGCAGCAG ATGCGTTTGTGGACGCAGGCAAGGCAGATGGGTTGGTATGCTGCACGATGCATTGTGGCCGATGTGTTGGAGGAACCTATCGAGCTGGACTTCTGCTTCGAGCTCTTCTCTCATATCACCAAGTTCTTCAATTATAAG GTGGTGCTGTTGGGGAAGTTTAATGCACAGGGCTTGGGCTCAAATCATGAGCTGCTGGTGCGCTGCACGAAAGGTCATGAGTACGTAAAGGTGGTGCTGAGTGGCGGCCGCATGATGGGGGCCATTCTCATTGGAGAGACAGACTTGGAGGAGACGTTTGAAAACCTTATCCTTAACCAGATGGACTTGTCCTCATATGGTGAAGAGCTTCTGAACCCAAATATTGACATTGAGGACTACTTTGACTAA
- the pyroxd1 gene encoding pyridine nucleotide-disulfide oxidoreductase domain-containing protein 1 isoform X1 — protein sequence MAGTSESEKRFRFVVVGGGIAGVTCAEQLALQFPSEDIALLTAAPLVKTVTNFRQVSKTLQDFSVEEQPASILEEKYPNLKVIHSAVKGLHAKQHVLQTENRQVFHYEKLCLCSGARPKLLIPDNPNVLGIRDTDSAQEFQKHLSKAKRMVVVGNGGIALELVYEVEGCEVIWAIKDKAIGNTFFDAGAAQFLIPSLEADKPEKALPCKRTRYTTASKDDHSQSSDVSSQGSTAEGSGELGSALGPDWHEGISLRGTEEVSHRVHVEYECEIKTIYSQQDFMKSPLHTQETDLGLWPVYAHLTNGKTFGCDFIVSATGVVPNTEPFLHGNNFELADDRGLKVNEHMLTSVPDVYAAGDVCTAGWEPSALWQQMRLWTQARQMGWYAARCIVADVLEEPIELDFCFELFSHITKFFNYKVVLLGKFNAQGLGSNHELLVRCTKGHEYVKVVLSGGRMMGAILIGETDLEETFENLILNQMDLSSYGEELLNPNIDIEDYFD from the exons ATGGCAGGGACTTCAGAGTCAGAGAAACGCTTCAGGTTCGTGGTCGTAGGTGGAGGCATCGCTGGAGTGACCTGTGCAGAGCAG CTTGCATTGCAATTCCCTTCAGAGGACATTGCTCTGCTGACCGCTGCTCCACTGGTGAAGACGGTGACAAATTTCAGACAG GTTTCAAAGACTTTACAGGACTTCAGTGTGGAAGAGCAGCCAGCCAGCATTTTGGAGGAGAAGTATCCAAACCTGAAAGTTATTCATTCGGCAGTTAAAGGCCTCCATGCAAAGCAACAT GTGTTGCAGACTGAGAACAGGCAGGTATTTCATTATGAGAAGCTGTGTCTCTGTAGCGGCGCCAGACCTAAACTCCTCATCCCGGATAACCCAAACGTGCTGGGCATACGAGACACAGACAGTGCCCAG gAATTTCAGAAGCATTTATCCAAAGCCAAGCGCATGGTAGTTGTTGGAAATGGAGGCATTGCTTTGGAGTTAGT GTATGAAGTGGAGGGCTGTGAAGTGATCTGGGCAATAAAGGACAAGGCCATAGGGAATACATTCTTTGATGCAGGAGCTGCCCAGTTTCTCATCCCCTCACTGGAGGCAGACAAGCCAGAGAAAGCACTGCCGTGCAAGAGAACACGCTACACCACAGCCTCTAAAGATG AccactcacaatcatcagatgtATCCAGTCAGGGAAGCACAGCTGAAG GATCAGGAGAGCTTGGTAGTGCCTTAGGTCCAGACTGGCATGAGGGCATCAGCCTAAGGGGAACAGAGGAG GTGTCCCACAGAGTCCATGTAGAATATGAGTGCGAGATTAAAACGATCTACTCACAGCAAGACTTTATGAAATCACCACTCCATACACAGGAAACAGATTTAG GGCTGTGGCCAGTTTATGCCCATTTAACCAATGGGAAGACGTTTGGCTGTGACTTCATTGTCAGTGCTACAGGTGTGGTGCCAAACACTGAACCTTTTCTCCATGGCAACAAT TTTGAACTGGCAGATGACAGAGGGCTGAAGGTCAACGAGCACATGCTCACGTCTGTGCCAGATGTGTATGCAGCTGGAGACGTGTGCACTGCAGGCTGGGAGCCCAGCGCCCTCTGGCAGCAG ATGCGTTTGTGGACGCAGGCAAGGCAGATGGGTTGGTATGCTGCACGATGCATTGTGGCCGATGTGTTGGAGGAACCTATCGAGCTGGACTTCTGCTTCGAGCTCTTCTCTCATATCACCAAGTTCTTCAATTATAAG GTGGTGCTGTTGGGGAAGTTTAATGCACAGGGCTTGGGCTCAAATCATGAGCTGCTGGTGCGCTGCACGAAAGGTCATGAGTACGTAAAGGTGGTGCTGAGTGGCGGCCGCATGATGGGGGCCATTCTCATTGGAGAGACAGACTTGGAGGAGACGTTTGAAAACCTTATCCTTAACCAGATGGACTTGTCCTCATATGGTGAAGAGCTTCTGAACCCAAATATTGACATTGAGGACTACTTTGACTAA
- the LOC108427022 gene encoding islet amyloid polypeptide — protein MYHLKVPILLLLLLVLVQCVTTAPNNRYSISSTEQEEEAEGWMSPGLSSSPFLEFVGSRPQRALNSQQHHIEKRRCNTATCMTQRLADFLVRSSNTIGTVYIPTNVGSSAYGKREVFQSPNVMPL, from the exons ATGTATCATCTGAAAGTGCCTAtcctgcttctgctgctgcttgtgCTGGTGCAATGTGTGACAACAGCACCCAATAACAG GTACTCCATTTCCTCCACTGAGCAAGAGGAAGAGGCTGAGGGCTGGATGTCTCCGGGTTTGTCATCGAGTCCATTCCTGGAATTTGTGGGGTCGCGGCCCCAGAGGGCACTCAACAG CCAGCAACACCACATAGAAAAGAGAAGGTGCAACACGGCCACTTGTATGACTCAGAGACTGGCAGACTTCCTCGTCCGCTCCAGTAACACTATCGGCACCGTCTACATCCCCACTAATGTGGGCTCCAGCGCCTACGGAAAAAGAGAAGTGTTCCAATCTCCAAACGTAATGCCCCTTTAG